The Cloacibacillus sp. DNA window TATACCGCCATGCGGATTTTGACGCAAGTTCTGGGTATTCCCGCTTGAGCTGGTTTCGCGCGTGGATTGATATGTGACTTTTAAAGGGCACGCGGAATCTCCGAGCCTAGCGCAATGCTGCCTGCTTAATTTTATGGTCACGTTCAGCTCACGGAGAAGTGTATTCATTTCGGCCATGATACATTAAGCATCCAGTCGGATGCTCCCATTTTGCACTCTGTTGAAGGCTTGCACAATCTTTAGAAAAGACTTTAGAGAATGTATTTATAATGCAGCGGAGAGAGTGCCAAATGACATTCTCTCCGCCTTTGTACTTTTTATTTTAATGAAATTGCAATCTCTTACTTCTTTTTATATCCGCACTTTGGGCAGACGCCGTTTTCATCGAGCGCGATTCCGCAGAGCGGGCAGCGGTCGATTACATTTTTGGGCTCGAAGTCTGCGGAGCCCGCGTTGACGCCGCTGGTAAAGGTGATCTTCACGATGTTGAGTTTGTCCTTCAGCAGGTCATAAACGATCTTTATCATGCCTTCAACGGTCATTGTCTCTTTGGTTACGACAAGGCGGCACTCAGGATAGGCTGTCGCAAGCTCTGTTTTGAACGCAGGGCCGGTCATTGTGTTGCTCGGTGCGCCGTTTCTGATGCCCTGTTTCTCATAGACATCAAGCACAGCCGGAAGGAGCGGGTCGTCTTCACGAAGGATGAGTGCGTGGTCGAAATTTTTAAGGACTGCCCATGCGGTCTTCTGAATTTCATTGCAGGGGAAAACCATATTTACGCCGGGGTTGACGGAATCTTCAACCTCAATCGTAAGGACGCCGGTGTGTCCGTGGAGATACTGCGCTTCGCCTTTGAATCCGTAAAATCTGTGTGCGTACTGAAGATCGAGTGTTGTTATGCTTCTCATAATTATTCTCCTTTAGTTTTTACAATTTACGGGCGCTGTTGCCTTCCCGCATGTAAATTGATAAATGTTTCTCCGTCTGCCGCTTGTTACCGAGGCTTGCCAGTACAGTCCGGACATAGCCCCTTGAAAACGATGTCATGCCCTGTGAAGGTAAAACCATGAGCGTCCTTTACTAATTTTTCAATGTCGCTCATATATTCCATATCTACGTCGAAAACCTTTCCGCATCTGGCGCACATTGCATGATAATGATCGCTGCAAATATGGTCGAAACGATCTGCTCCGTCCGGCATCTGCCGTTTACGTATCTCGCCCGCTTCGCACAGCCGCAGCAGATTCCGATAGACTGTCCCGCGGCTGATGTTCAGATGCACCTTCGCGAATTCCACATAGATTTCCTCCGCAGTTGCGTGACAGGCCAGTTGCCTTACGGCCTTTAAAACTAAATTACGCTGGATCGTATTTCGTCTTATCATTAACCTGGCCTCATTTCTTAATAAGAATATATCCTAAATAGTATATATTGTCAATAGTAATTATTTTAAATTAGATTTTATATCGTAATTCGATAGTTGGAGAAAATATGAAGGTAGTCTGCAAACGATTTTTAAAGAACTGAAATTACTG harbors:
- a CDS encoding 6-carboxytetrahydropterin synthase, whose protein sequence is MRSITTLDLQYAHRFYGFKGEAQYLHGHTGVLTIEVEDSVNPGVNMVFPCNEIQKTAWAVLKNFDHALILREDDPLLPAVLDVYEKQGIRNGAPSNTMTGPAFKTELATAYPECRLVVTKETMTVEGMIKIVYDLLKDKLNIVKITFTSGVNAGSADFEPKNVIDRCPLCGIALDENGVCPKCGYKKK
- a CDS encoding transcriptional repressor; its protein translation is MIRRNTIQRNLVLKAVRQLACHATAEEIYVEFAKVHLNISRGTVYRNLLRLCEAGEIRKRQMPDGADRFDHICSDHYHAMCARCGKVFDVDMEYMSDIEKLVKDAHGFTFTGHDIVFKGLCPDCTGKPR